caaagatgcaggTAGGAGGATTGATTGATTTCGAGCCCATCTCCTTTATctctttccttctttctttctcaATTTGGTAGATCGATCGAttatttgattcttcaattCCCTGAAAGAAAACATTGAATGACTGACTGATTTTTATGCCATTGATCGATGTTCGCTTAGTCTTGATGGATATATGCTATTGTAGGAGCTGTTCAGTCGGTACGTGAATCGTGTATTCCCTAAACTACTCCCCGTACTTGAGAAGGACAGCGTCAAGGAgttctatcaagtatgcaaaCGCTGGGGCATCTACATGGGTCTCAGTGGGTCCCTTTATCCGGAGATCCTCTGCTCCATGGCCTCCTACAACGCCCTGCGTTGCGCCAGGGTGGCGCTGGAGGGGGCCGATCCGGATCCGTTGCGCGGGCGCCGCGCCGACCCCAACGGCCGCCACCGTTACGGTTTCTGGCCCCTCCACATGGCCGCCGAGACGTTCAGCGTGGACATGGTCAGGCTCCTCTTCCAGCACGGCGCGTCGGCGAACCTCCGGACTGAGGGCGAGGACGTCATCGAGGGCTTCCTCCCTCTTCACGTCGCCGTCGAGAATGCCAGCATGCACAAGTACCTGGAGGACCATTGGGACGACGGTGACCCTGTCGACAACCTCATCTTTCTCCTCTGTCTGCCTGAGATGGTTCGTTCCTACTCTCAGAATCCATCCATCCCAAACAGCCTACCGTTTCTTCCAGGCTGCTTACAGTCATTTCATATGCCATTCTCCTCACTGTTTTGTTTTGTTCATTATGTCCGTATATGCATATGCGTATGGTGTCTTTTTAACATCATCCACAAAATTTTATCTACTGGTATATACTCATAGGAAGGAAGGAAGGCTAGCTAACCACCAAAAGTTGACAAGTATCTTACCGCAAGCATTCATTGAAAAAGTAGCCCCAAACATTTCCCTTTATTCGCTGCATGCATCCATCCATATAACCTGCTTTCTTGCTTACACTTTTTCATGTTGGTGCCACTCGCAGGAGATGTTTTTGGACACGACTAGATTAATTGCCAAACACACAGATAACATCGTTGATGAGGTATTGAATTACATCGATCAGGACAAGATTGTTCAGGCTGCAATTTTGCTGCTGACTGCTCAGAAGCAGCTCCGTGACCCCCTTGATAAGAGCAGTGGCAAGGTTTCTCTAAATGGAGTTGATATTGTTAAAAGCCGCATTGGTGACGATCTTGACGCCCTACATCGTGAGATGCTAGTTATGGTTAAAGAGGGAAAAAATGGCAAGGCGCTTAAGCAGTTGAAAGACAAGAAGGAAGCCCTTCTTACAACACGCGCACTAGTTGGTACTGTTCACAACGATGGCAAAGCTGGGGAAGCCTTTGTTACAGCATTTGAGGTTTCTCTGAATGGGTTTGATATTGTTAAAAGCCGCATTGATGAAGCTCTTGACACCATACATCGTGAGGGATTAGCTATGGTTAAAGAGGGGAAAAAAGGTAAGGCGCTCAAGAAGCTGAAAGACAGGAAGGAAGCCCTTCTTACAGCACACGCAGTAGTTGGTATTGTTCACAAAGCTGGAGAAGCTCTTGAGCGATACATTCAGACTCACTCACAGGTACTTGCTAAATGATTTCCCCCTTGATTTGTGATACTTATGGGTTTTTATTTGCCAAATTCTGTATTCTTCAAATATTCTGTGatgtctacttttttttttgatttatcCACAAATGAAGTAGTGAATGCTCCAATTTTAGTATGGTGCTTTAGTATGCTGTGCAACTGTGCTAGGTGCGGGTTACTTTCCTACTGTGTTATACCAGCTAGTCATCAACCCACCTAAAAACAGTTAGTCATCAACCCATGCAGCTAGCAATTCTACTTTTTTTCTTCCATTTTCACGTAAATCCAAGAGGCTGTTAGTACTTTTCAAGTTTGCtcatatttttttccatttgaCAATAGAATAGTTTACAAAAAATGTGTTTGGTCTGTAACCTTgtaattatttatattaatgTAAGATCATCCGTTTTCACAATGTATTTTTTGTCTGCTGCGTAAAAATGAACTTATTCAATTTTAAGATCATTTTCATAATTTGAGGTTGAAATTTGAACTGTAGGAAATGTGGAAAACATAGGAATGGAAATGCAAAGGAGTAGGCATAAAACTTAAGCATTTGGAATACATGTGTCCTTTATTTTTCGAGTGAAACACATGAATCTTATAGGAATATAGTCTCAAGTCTGCTTTAAGAATGCACTACTTGAAAACCTACAGGAATAGGTGCTCATATGAGCAATATAAACTGTAGAAAATTTTTACGAAATGGAAAATTGACGATCCATTTGTACTGCAAGATGCTTAAAAATGAGTGGTACATGAGAATCTTATAGTATTAATTTTCCTGTGAAAATAGTCCCATGTATGATTTGAGGGGGGAAGTGATTATAGTAATTTTCTTACAGCAAATGCTTAGTATTTTATGTGTTAGTTCCTCAAATGCCAAATGTACTTCTTAGAACACCATTTCCATGTTTCAGCTGCTTTGTACTGTTTGCCATCAGAGGTCATCTGTTCGAAGGTTGCTATGTGGCTTGCAACCACCTCCACCCTGCAAGTGAACATAGTTGAATACACATTGGAATAACACCCTTGAACATTtttctaatgatttttttacacATATTTTGATGGAAATTTAGGTGACACATGATGAGATTCTGGAACATGTTTCATCGATTTTGAAAAGCAGTGGCATCGTTCCTGTCGGGAAAGGCATTGACACTGCAAACCTAGAATGGTTTGACACCTATTAGCTTCACTTATATTCAGTTCATTTTTTTATGCACCTCTGATGTATAATTGATGTGGTGAATTTTCTTTTACTAAATTCTGTGCTTATTTTGAAGCTACAAATATGGTTGGGGAATGTCAATTGATAGGTCAGGTTCACAAAGAGGTGTGTTACTTTTTTGGTTGAAATGATTTCATATTACAGTTAGAAAGGAAATGTAGTTGTGCAACTTTATTATGTTTCGACCCATTGCAAACTTGATGACTGGTGGATGTACCACTTTCCAACATTGCAGTACTAAAAAGCTTATGGCCTGTATCCAGTGCAAAAGGGGGTGCAACCAGACCTTCTCTGGATCCTATTTCATAAGTTGACTCCTAACCATTTTCATTACTGAATGTAGTGGACAGTGGGGAAACTAATGAAGCTGACAAGTCATCCTCTCTGAAAGACGAAGTTAGTAAAAGGGTAAGGAGATACTGAACTCAATTTAAAGTGTGGGTATTGCTTTTTGTCATGTCAACTTATGGATGCTTAAGTTAACGGACAGTTGctatgccttttttttttcaactcgTAATATTTTAGTTTGTTTAAAGAAATATTAGTTTTAGACTGGAACTTGCTGCAACCCTAGCATTGTCAATTATATCTCTGTTGCTTTATGTTCTGCAATGTTCTAGTTCCTTGTAGCCCTACGCAGTTTAATTGTTTGTCAGAGTCTGCACACACCATTCCAACTTGGAGCTTCGTCTCCCACAATTCACTCAGAATGATTAGGAACTGAAGTTTCTTATGGCAATTGTTTATTTGTTGAGTCTAATTTGTACTGATAAAACTAATGTCGAAATAGATATTTTAGTGGCATTATTATTCTAAAGTAACATCCTAGTAACTCAGTCGATTAACAGGATAAGGAAATATTTGATATAAATTGAGTAAACATAATACATATAACCTCCAGAATTGTCGCCTTATTGGTTGACAACAGCATTAATACTCATTGCCTCCCAAACTGTGGGCGTTTTTATGACTTTGTTTATGCTTTCAGATGCTAATTGCCTCATGTAAACAGATCCTGGGAAAGCGACCACCTAAAGGATTGGCCTTAAAAGAAGTGAGAAATATGTTCTTCCCATACTGGAAATCGGTGCTGTCTTGTCGGTCACCGGTGAAGTTTGTTCGAACCTGTCAACCAAGCAGGAAGGACTTGCGTGCTGCAGCAAGTAGTAAGGGGACAAAGAGTATCACAAACAAATCAATGGGAAATCTTGGTTCGATGGGATGGCCCCAAGTCGCAAGCAACTATGGATGCAGAAGGATGTTTTGTGTTGTTGCTTCAATGTCCCGCAAGGTGTTAAAGCGTGCTTGAGCTGAGATTTATGGTGGTAATATTACACTTCCATGCATCAAGGTTTTACATTTTTAAagtcaggcaaaaaaaaaaaaaaaactcatcttgCTTGAATATCTTTTGCTATAGTACTCCCCTACAGCTCAATGTTGCTAGCCTCAGAAAGATGAAACTGATAGCAACATGAGGATGGCCCcgcaaattttgttgaaatgaTTTCATATTACAGTTAGAAAGGAAATGTAGTTGTGCAACTTTATTATGTTTCGACccatttagggtttagggtttaggggttagGGGTTCGGGGTTCGGGGTCCGGGGTCCCGGGTCCCGGGTCCCGGGGGTGGGgggttagggttttagggtttagggttttagggtttagggtttagggtttagggttaggggtttagggtttagggtttaggggttagGGGTTGGGTTTAGGGGTTGGGTTTAGGGGTTGGGGGTTGGGGGTTAGGGGTTGGGGGTTtaggggttagggtttagggtttagggtttagggtttagggttttagggttttagggtttagggtttagggtttagggttttagggttttagggttttagggtttagggtttagggtttagggtttagggtttagggtttagggtttagggtttagggtttttagggtttttagggtttttagggtttagggtttttagggtttttagggttttagggttttagggttttagggtttagggtttagggtttagggtttagggtttagggtttagggtttagggtttagggtttagggtttagggtttagggtttagggttttagggttttagggttttaggggttagggtttagggtttagggtttagggttttagggtttagggtttagggtttagggtttagggttttagggtttagggtttagggtttagggtttagggtttagggtttagggtttagggtttagggtttagggtttagggttttagggtttagggtttagggtttagggtttagggtttagggtttagggtttagggtttagggtttagggtttagggtttagggtttagggtttagggtttagggtttagggtttagggtttagggtttagggtttagggtttagggtttagggtttagggtttagggtttagggtttagggtttagggtttagggtttagggtttagggtttagggtttagggtttagggtttagggtttagggtttagggtttagggtttagggtttagggtttagggtttagggtttagggtttagggtttagggtttagggtttagggtttagggtttagggtttagggtttagggtttagggtttagggtttagggtttagggtttagggtttagggtttagggtttagggtttagggtttagggtttagggtttagggtttagggtttagggtttagggtttagggtttagggtttagggtttagggtttagggtttagggtttagggtttagggtttagggtttagggtttagggtttagggtttagggtttagggtttagggtttagggtttagggtttagggtttagggtttagggtttagggtttagggtttagggtttagggtttagggtttagggtttagggtttagggtttagggtttagggtttagggtttagggttttagggtttagggtttagggtttagggtttagggtttagggtttagggtttagggtttagggtttagggtttagggtttagggtttagggtttagggtttagggtttagggtttagggtttagggtttagggtttagggtttagggtttagggtttagggtttagggtttagggtttagggtttagggtttagggtttagggtttagggtttagggtttagggtttagggtttagggtttagggtttagggtttagggtttagggtttagggtttagggtttagggtttagggtttagggtttagggtttagggtttagggtttagggtttagggtttagggtttagggtttagggtttagggttttagggtttagggtttagggtttagggtttagggtttagggtttagggtttagggtttagggtttagggtttagggtttagggtttagggtttagggtttagggtttagggtttagggtttagggtttagggtttagggtttagggtttagggtttagggtttagggtttagggtttagggtttagggtttagggtttagggtttagggtttagggtttagggtttagggttttagggtttagggtttagggtttagggtttagggtttagggtttagggtttagggtttagggtttagggtttagggtttagggtttagggtttagggtttagggtttagggtttagggtttagggtttagggtttagggtttagggtttagggtttagggtttagggtttagggtttagggtttagggtttagggtttagggtttagggtttagggtttagggtttagggtttagggtttagggtttagggtttagggtttagggtttagggtttagggtttagggtttagggtttagggtttagggtttagggtttagggtttagggtttagggtttagggtttagggtttagggtttagggtttagggtttagggtttagggtttagggtttagggtttagggtttagggtttagggtttagggtttagggtttagggtttagggtttagggtttagggtttagggtttagggtttagggtttagggtttagggtttagggtttagggtttagggtttagggtttagggtttagggtttagggtttagggtttagggtttagggtttagggtttagggtttagggtttagggtttagggtttagggtttagggtttagggtttagggtttagggtttagggtttagggtttagggtttagggtttagggtttagggtttagggtttagggtttagggtttagggtttagggtttagggtttagggtttagggtttagggtttagggtttagggtttagggtttagggtttaggtttagggtttagggtttagggtttagggtttagggtttagggtttagggtttagggtttagggtttagggtttagggtttagggtttagggtttagggtttagggtttagggtttagggtttagggtttagggtttagggtttagggtttagggtttagggtttagggtttagggtttagggtttagggtttagggtttagggtttagggtttagggtttagggtttagggtttagggtttagggtttagggtttagggtttagggtttagggtttagggtttagggtttagggtttagggtttagggtttagggtttagggtttagggtttagggtttagggtttagggtttagggtttagggtttagggtttagggtttagggtttagggtttaggggtttagggtttagggtttagggtttagggtttagggtttagggtttagggtttagggtttagggtttagggtttagggtttagggtttagggttagggtttagggtttagggtttagggtttagggtttagggtttagggtttagggtttagggtttagggtttagggtttagggtttagggttagggtttagggtttagggtttagggtttagggtttagggtttagggtttagggtttaggtttagggtttagggtttagggtttagggtttagggtttagggttagggttttagggtttagggtttagggttagggtttagggttagggtttagggtttagggttttagggtttagggtttagggtttagggttttagggttttgggtttagggtttagggtttagggtttagggtttagggtttagggtttagggtttagggtttagggtttagggtttagggtttagggtttagggtttagggtttagggtttaggtttaggtttagggtttagggtttagggtttaggggtttagggtttagggtttagggtttagggtttagggtttagggtttagggtttagggtttagggtttagggtttagggtttagggtttagggtttagggtttagggtttagggtttagggttagggtttagggttagggtttagggtttagggtttagggtttagggttagggtttagggtttggttagggtttttagggtttagggtttagggtttagggtttagggtttagggtttagggttttagggttttagggtttagggtttagggtttagggtttagggtttagggtttagggtttagggttagggtttagggtttagggtttagggtttagggtttaggtttagggtttagggttttagggtttagggtttagggttagggtttagggtttagggtttagggtttagggtgttagggtttagggtttagggtttagggtttagggtttagggtttagggtttagggtttagggtttagggtttagggtttagggtttagggtttagggtttagggtttagggtttagggtttagggtttagggttttgggtttagggttagggttagggtttagggtttagggtttagggtttagggtttagggtttagggtttagggtttagggtttagggttagggttttagggttttagggttagggtttagggtttagggtttagggtttagggtttagggtttagggtttagggtttagggtttagggtttagggtttagggttagggtttagggtttagggtttagggtttagggtttagggtttaggtttagggttttagggtttaggttagggtttagggtttagggtttagggtttagggttagggtttagggtttagggtttagggtttagggtttagggtttagggtttagggtttagggtttagggttagggtttagggtttagggtttagggtttagggtttagggtttagggtttagggtttagggtttagggtttagggtttagggtttagggtttagggtttagggtttagggtttagggtttagggtttagggtttagggttagggtttagggtttagggtttagggtttagggtttagggtttagggtttagggttttagggtttagggtttagggtttagggtttagggtttagggtttagggtttagggtttagggtttagggtttagggtttagggtttagggtttagggtttagggtttagggtttagggtttagggtttagggtttagggtttagggtttagggtttagggtttagggtttagggtttagggtttagggtttaggtttagggttagggtttagggtttagggttagggtttagggtttaggtttagggtttagggtgttagggtttagggtttagggtttagggtttagggtttagggttttaagggtttagggtttagggtttagggtttagggtttagggtttaggtggtttagggtttagggtttagggtttagggtttagg
The nucleotide sequence above comes from Phragmites australis chromosome 4, lpPhrAust1.1, whole genome shotgun sequence. Encoded proteins:
- the LOC133917168 gene encoding uncharacterized protein LOC133917168 isoform X3, coding for METTPISSSSSSSTMTMGDGNSPPAADRPTPTEDYASWTWRQKFEDIARCDPARNIMPKHPEHVAYMKAKMQELFSRYVNRVFPKLLPVLEKDSVKEFYQVCKRWGIYMGLSGSLYPEILCSMASYNALRCARVALEGADPDPLRGRRADPNGRHRYGFWPLHMAAETFSVDMVRLLFQHGASANLRTEGEDVIEGFLPLHVAVENASMHKYLEDHWDDGDPVDNLIFLLCLPEMEMFLDTTRLIAKHTDNIVDEVLNYIDQDKIVQAAILLLTAQKQLRDPLDKSSGKVSLNGVDIVKSRIGDDLDALHREMLVMVKEGKNGKALKQLKDKKEALLTTRALVGTVHNDGKAGEAFVTAFEVSLNGFDIVKSRIDEALDTIHREGLAMVKEGKKGKALKKLKDRKEALLTAHAVVGIVHKAGEALERYIQTHSQVTHDEILEHVSSILKSSGIVPVGKGIDTANLECGQWGN
- the LOC133917168 gene encoding uncharacterized protein LOC133917168 isoform X2 codes for the protein METTPISSSSSSSTMTMGDGNSPPAADRPTPTEDYASWTWRQKFEDIARCDPARNIMPKHPEHVAYMKAKMQELFSRYVNRVFPKLLPVLEKDSVKEFYQVCKRWGIYMGLSGSLYPEILCSMASYNALRCARVALEGADPDPLRGRRADPNGRHRYGFWPLHMAAETFSVDMVRLLFQHGASANLRTEGEDVIEGFLPLHVAVENASMHKYLEDHWDDGDPVDNLIFLLCLPEMEMFLDTTRLIAKHTDNIVDEVLNYIDQDKIVQAAILLLTAQKQLRDPLDKSSGKVSLNGVDIVKSRIGDDLDALHREMLVMVKEGKNGKALKQLKDKKEALLTTRALVGTVHNDGKAGEAFVTAFEVSLNGFDIVKSRIDEALDTIHREGLAMVKEGKKGKALKKLKDRKEALLTAHAVVGIVHKAGEALERYIQTHSQVTHDEILEHVSSILKSSGIVPVGKGIDTANLECYKYGWGMSIDRSGSQRVDSGETNEADKSSSLKDEVSKRILGKRPPKGLALKEVRNMFFPYWKSVLSCRSPVKFVRTCQPSRKDLRAAASSKGTKSITNKSMGNLGSMGWPQVASNYGCRRMFCVVASMSRKVLKRA
- the LOC133917168 gene encoding uncharacterized protein LOC133917168 isoform X1, which codes for METTPISSSSSSSTMTMGDGNSPPAADRPTPTEDYASWTWRQKFEDIARCDPARNIMPKHPEHVAYMKAKMQELFSRYVNRVFPKLLPVLEKDSVKEFYQVCKRWGIYMGLSGSLYPEILCSMASYNALRCARVALEGADPDPLRGRRADPNGRHRYGFWPLHMAAETFSVDMVRLLFQHGASANLRTEGEDVIEGFLPLHVAVENASMHKYLEDHWDDGDPVDNLIFLLCLPEMEMFLDTTRLIAKHTDNIVDEVLNYIDQDKIVQAAILLLTAQKQLRDPLDKSSGKVSLNGVDIVKSRIGDDLDALHREMLVMVKEGKNGKALKQLKDKKEALLTTRALVGTVHNDGKAGEAFVTAFEVSLNGFDIVKSRIDEALDTIHREGLAMVKEGKKGKALKKLKDRKEALLTAHAVVGIVHKAGEALERYIQTHSQVTHDEILEHVSSILKSSGIVPVGKGIDTANLECYKYGWGMSIDRSGSQRVDSGETNEADKSSSLKDEVSKRMLIASCKQILGKRPPKGLALKEVRNMFFPYWKSVLSCRSPVKFVRTCQPSRKDLRAAASSKGTKSITNKSMGNLGSMGWPQVASNYGCRRMFCVVASMSRKVLKRA